CACCGTGCCCACGCTCATCTTCGACGAAGTGGACAGCGGTATCGGCGGCGGCGTGGCCGAAGTGGTGGGGCGGCTGCTGAAGCGCCTGGGCCAGGAGCGGCAGGTGCTGTGCGTCACCCACTTGCCGCAGGTGGCCAGCCAGGGCAACAGCCACTTCCAGGTTGCCAAGAGCACGCTGGAAAACGGCAAGACCGCCTCGCGCATCGAAGTGCTCGATGCGAAAGCCCGCGTCGAGGAAGTCGCCCGCATGCTGGGCGGCCTCGAAATCACCGCCACTACCCGCAAGCACGCCCGCGAGCTGCTGGCTTCCTGACTTTCGTCCGGAGCAAGATCGCGGCGGCCCAGCCGTCAAGCTCTGCCGTGGCCGCACGCGAGCCGAAGCGGCCGCGCGGCGGGCCGCATATAATCGAAGGTCTCCCTCGATTGATGACAAGATTCCATGGCTTTCGCGAAAGAACCTCCTCACCGGCACGGTGCCGTCAGCGGCAGCGCCGTCGTGCTGGTCAACCTCGGCACGCCCGACGCGCCCACGCGGGGCGCGGTGCGCCGCTACCTGAAGCAGTTCCTGTCCGACCCGCGCGTGGTCGAAATTCCCCGGATCGTCTGGTGGTGTATCCTGAACGGCGTGATCCTGCCGTTCCGCTCCGGCCAGTCGGCCAAGAAATATGCCTCGATCTGGACCGAGGAAGGCTCGCCGCTGCGCATCCACACCCAGAACCAGGCGATGCTGCTGCACGAAGCGCTGCAGGCGCGCGGTCACCAGGATGTGACGGTGGCGATGGCGATGCGCTATGGCTCGCCGGCACTGCCGGACGTGCTGGCCCGCCTGAAGGCCGACGGCTGCGACCGCATCGTGGTGCTGCCCGCCTATCCGCAATACTCCGGCACCACCACCGGTTCGATCTGGGATGCCGTGTTCGGGCACTACCGCAAGATCCGCAACATCCCCGAGCTGCGGCTGGTGAAGAACTACCACGACCACGACATGTATATCGAGGCGCTGCG
Above is a window of Pseudoduganella dura DNA encoding:
- the hemH gene encoding ferrochelatase — its product is MAFAKEPPHRHGAVSGSAVVLVNLGTPDAPTRGAVRRYLKQFLSDPRVVEIPRIVWWCILNGVILPFRSGQSAKKYASIWTEEGSPLRIHTQNQAMLLHEALQARGHQDVTVAMAMRYGSPALPDVLARLKADGCDRIVVLPAYPQYSGTTTGSIWDAVFGHYRKIRNIPELRLVKNYHDHDMYIEALRQNVMAHWAQHGRAKKLVMSFHGVPKRTLMLGDPYHCECHKTARLLATALKLRPEDYIVTFQSRFGKAEWLQPYTAPTVQKLAQEGVRSIDVICPGFTSDCLETLEEIAMEVRHDFLSAGGKEFHYIPCLNESPAWIAGLAEIAEQHMIGWPAMVSPSQRAMRQQDAAIGRDRAIALGATE